In the genome of Cyclopterus lumpus isolate fCycLum1 chromosome 19, fCycLum1.pri, whole genome shotgun sequence, one region contains:
- the slc35g1 gene encoding solute carrier family 35 member G1 isoform X1 has product MADRNHCARDRALSLEDGVTVVFHKVDSHGTNSGDDDDDDEDERTAARIRVSCDRIDDAEEARGGERSPEGSERKTLCPPTFCVRSRRAAREGNADEDSEKPQTCPGLGLLYALLSTVFFSIIALLVKSIKGVHAIEISAIRCFFQMLFTIPLLIYHKTGFLGPRDKRIYLVLRGFIGSNAMILLYYAVQQMPLADATVIMFSNPVFTSLLAWIFLKERCTIWDCVFTVFTISGVLLIARPPFLFGEHRRGIEGNYANHIKGTIAAFAGAVGAAFTFVVLRKMGRSVHYYLSVWYYAVIGLIECIITVSILGEWKIPYCGRDRWLLMLIAVLGIAGQTFLTKALQIEKAAPVALMRTIDVVLAFIFQFIFFNRAPTMWSLGGALCVVVSTSGVALQKWYSNSRKS; this is encoded by the exons ATGGCCGACCGGAACCACTGCGCGCGCGACCGGGCTTTGTCCTTAGAGGACGGCGTCACTGTCGTGTTTCACAAAGTGGACAGCCATGGCACGAACAGcggagacgacgacgacgacgacgaggatgAACGCACAGCAGCGAGGATCCGCGTGTCGTGCGACCGCATCGACGATGCTGAGGAAGCGAGAGGAGGCGAGCGCTCGCCGGAAGGCAGCGAGAGGAAAACGCTCTGCCCGCCGACGTTTTGCGTCAGAAGCAGGCGCGCAGCCCGAGAAGGAAACGCGgatgaag acTCAGAGAAACCACAGACATGTCCAGGTCTTGGTTTGTTATATGCTTTGCTGTCCACAGTTTTCTTCTCCATCATTGCGCTCTTGGTGAAATCCATCAAGGGGGTCCATGCCATAGAGATCAGCGCCATACGCTGCTTTTTTCAGATGCTCTTTACTATTCCGTTACTCATCTACCACAA GACAGGTTTCCTTGGTCCCAGAGACAAACGTATCTATCTGGTGCTTCGAGGTTTCATTGGTTCCAATGCCATGATCCTGCTCTACTATGCTGTTCAGCAGATGCCGCTCGCAGATGCCACAGTCATCATGTTCAG TAATCCGGTCTTCACCTCCCTCCTGGCCTGGATCTTCCTGAAGGAGAGGTGTACAATCTGGGACTGCGTCTTCACTGTTTTTACCATCAGTGGAGTCCTCCTCATAGCCCGACCACCATTCCTCTTTGGCGAGCATCGGCGTGGCATTGAGGGCAACTACGCTAACCACATCAAGGGGACTATCGCCGCCTTTGCAG GAGCTGTTGGGGCTGCTTTTACATTTGTTGTCCTTCGCAAGATGGGAAGGAGCGTCCATTACTACCTCTCTGTCTGGTACTACGCTGTCATCGGTTTAATCGAGTGCATCATCACTGTATCCATCCTTGGGGAGTGGAAGATCCCGTACTGTGGCCGTGATCGCTGGCTGCTGATGCTGATTGCTGTCCTCGGTATTGCCGGCCAGACCTTCCTCACAAAGGCCCTGCAGATTGAGAAGGCCGCACCTGTGGCCCTGATGAGGACTATCGATGTGGTGTTGGCATTCATTTtccaatttattttcttcaaccGTGCACCGACCATGTGGAGCCTGGGAGGGGCGCTGTGCGTCGTGGTGAGCACGAGTGGAGTAGCACTTCAGAAGTGGTACAGCAACTCTCGCAAGAGCTGA
- the slc35g1 gene encoding solute carrier family 35 member G1 isoform X2, translating to MADRNHCARDRALSLEDGVTVVFHKVDSHGTNSGDDDDDDEDERTAARIRVSCDRIDDAEEARGGERSPEGSERKTLCPPTFCVRSRRAAREGNADEGFLGPRDKRIYLVLRGFIGSNAMILLYYAVQQMPLADATVIMFSNPVFTSLLAWIFLKERCTIWDCVFTVFTISGVLLIARPPFLFGEHRRGIEGNYANHIKGTIAAFAGAVGAAFTFVVLRKMGRSVHYYLSVWYYAVIGLIECIITVSILGEWKIPYCGRDRWLLMLIAVLGIAGQTFLTKALQIEKAAPVALMRTIDVVLAFIFQFIFFNRAPTMWSLGGALCVVVSTSGVALQKWYSNSRKS from the exons ATGGCCGACCGGAACCACTGCGCGCGCGACCGGGCTTTGTCCTTAGAGGACGGCGTCACTGTCGTGTTTCACAAAGTGGACAGCCATGGCACGAACAGcggagacgacgacgacgacgacgaggatgAACGCACAGCAGCGAGGATCCGCGTGTCGTGCGACCGCATCGACGATGCTGAGGAAGCGAGAGGAGGCGAGCGCTCGCCGGAAGGCAGCGAGAGGAAAACGCTCTGCCCGCCGACGTTTTGCGTCAGAAGCAGGCGCGCAGCCCGAGAAGGAAACGCGgatgaag GTTTCCTTGGTCCCAGAGACAAACGTATCTATCTGGTGCTTCGAGGTTTCATTGGTTCCAATGCCATGATCCTGCTCTACTATGCTGTTCAGCAGATGCCGCTCGCAGATGCCACAGTCATCATGTTCAG TAATCCGGTCTTCACCTCCCTCCTGGCCTGGATCTTCCTGAAGGAGAGGTGTACAATCTGGGACTGCGTCTTCACTGTTTTTACCATCAGTGGAGTCCTCCTCATAGCCCGACCACCATTCCTCTTTGGCGAGCATCGGCGTGGCATTGAGGGCAACTACGCTAACCACATCAAGGGGACTATCGCCGCCTTTGCAG GAGCTGTTGGGGCTGCTTTTACATTTGTTGTCCTTCGCAAGATGGGAAGGAGCGTCCATTACTACCTCTCTGTCTGGTACTACGCTGTCATCGGTTTAATCGAGTGCATCATCACTGTATCCATCCTTGGGGAGTGGAAGATCCCGTACTGTGGCCGTGATCGCTGGCTGCTGATGCTGATTGCTGTCCTCGGTATTGCCGGCCAGACCTTCCTCACAAAGGCCCTGCAGATTGAGAAGGCCGCACCTGTGGCCCTGATGAGGACTATCGATGTGGTGTTGGCATTCATTTtccaatttattttcttcaaccGTGCACCGACCATGTGGAGCCTGGGAGGGGCGCTGTGCGTCGTGGTGAGCACGAGTGGAGTAGCACTTCAGAAGTGGTACAGCAACTCTCGCAAGAGCTGA